In Candidatus Hydrogenedens sp., the DNA window TAATATATACACCATAGAATACTCAATATCACCTTTACTCAATGAACGGAAAGAGTTAACAAATATTGTGTTGGTATTCAGGGATATTACTCGTGAATTGAAACTCCTCAATGACCTTAAGCAATCCCAAAAAATGGAAAGTATCGGACAATTAGCCGGGGGAATTGCCCATGATTTAAATAACCATCTCATGGTAATTAATGGTTATGCGGAATTAGCAGAAAGAGAACTCCCCGCGGACTCCTCACTTATTCCTTACTTAGATGAAATAATTAAAGCCAATCAAAAAGCCTCTTCATTGGTCCGTCAACTATTAGCCTTTGCCCGTAAACAAATACTAAAGAAAGAAGTTATTGATATTAATGTATTGGTAAATGACATATATAAGATGTTGCGGAGACTTATTCGAGAGAATATAGAACTAACATTTCTACCGAATGCTCAAAAGTCTTTGATTTATGCAGATAGGAATGCAGTTGAGGTTATTCTGATTAACCTCTGTGTTAATGCAAACGATGCTATGCCTGATGGTGGGAAACTTCTGATAGAAACAAGTTCTACTCATGTATCTGAGGAAATGATAGAAGGGATGACATGGACATCCTCCGGTGATTTTGTTGTTATTTGTGTTACGGATACAGGTATAGGTATGGATAAATATACATTAGAACATTGTTTTGACCCATTTTTTACTACAAAAGAAATTGGTAAAGGAACGGGATTAGGCTTATCAACCGTTTATGGGCTTGTCAAACAACATAATGGTATTATTCATGTTTATTCTGAGGTAGGAAAGGGGACTACTTTTAAGATTTATTTGCCTGCTACTACTCAGGAACAGTTACAGAAAGAAGAGGAAGCAACAAGTGAACCGATTGAACAACTTACGGGGAATGAAACAATATTAATTGCAGAAGATGAAATGACTGTTCGTTCCGTAGCCATACGAATTTTAGAGAAAGCAGGTTATCGGGTGATTGCTGCCCAAGATGGGGAAGAGGGTTTTAAACTGTTTCTGGAAAATATCAGTGATATTGACCTCGTTATTCTTGATGTAATTATGCCTGTAATGGGTGGAAAAGAGGTATATGAAAAGATTAAAAAGATAAAGCCCAATCTGCCTGTTCTTTTTTCAACCGGTTATTCTGAAAATTCCATACATACCAATTTTGTTTTAGAAAAAGACCTTAACCTAATAAACAAACCTTATGGGAGGCTGGATTTATTAAGAGCGGTTAGAAATATACTGGATAAAAAAAATAAACATTAATATATTCAATTTATGCCAAATGTAAAATCACCGGTATTTGAAAAAAGACGATATGATATTGAGTATCTACGAATTATTGCGGTTTTACTTCTTATCCCTTTCCACTGTGCTATGATTTTTTTCTCATACGAGCCTTTCTATGTGAAAGGTTCTTCTTCTCACTTCCTGCTGGACTACTTCGTATTTTTTCTATCTCCATGGCACATGCCCCTTCTGTTTATGATTGCAGGTATGTCCTCTTTTTATGCATTACAGAAAAGAATTTGGAAGCAATATATTGCAGAAAGGACAAAACGATTGCTTATTCCCTTCCTGTTTGGTATTTTGTTTATAGTTCCTCCTCAACCTTATTTTGCATATATAAGAGAACATGCAAATAGTTCCATTTATGATTTTATAAAACAGTATTTTTTTTGTATTCAAGGTGATTTTTCTGGCTATACCGGTTCTTTTACTCCTGCACATCTATGGTTTATTCTCTATCTCTATTTTTACAGTCTTATTTCTGTGCCTTTATTCTTAAATATAAAGAAGCATTCAGAAAAAATAGGGGAAAATATTCCAGATTATCTTTTTTTGTTTTTCTATCCTGTAATAATTGGATTAGCTGAACAACTACCTACTCTGGGTTCAAAAAATCCGTTTTATTACTATACTTATTTCTTTATAGGTTTCTTCATAGCCTCTAATACGAAGATAGAACAATCCATTCGGGAAAAAAGATTTTTATTATTCCTTTTGGGCACTATTACAATGGCAATTTACCTTACTTTTATTAAAAGTTCTTTTGTTTTCGAGAAATACTCCACTTCCGATGTTCTTTTCTATATTTTACGCCATTTCAATGTATGGTTCTGGCTATTATTTATTTTAGGGTATAGTGAAAAATATCTTAATTCCCCAATACAAATGCTACCTTATGCAAGTGAAATGTCTTATCCTTTTTACATTCTTCATCAAACAGTAATAATCGTTCTTGCGTACTATGTAGTAACATTGGACTTAAATATAGGAATAATCTTTTTTGTATTAGTCGTATTATCGTTTTCCGTTATAGTTGTTATTTACCACTTTTTAATTAGAAAATATAAAATAACACGATTTTTATTTGGAATGAAAACTTAAAAATTTTCGGAGCATGAAAAAATGAAGAATTACTTAAAATGGTTATTTCGATGGTATGTTCTATTATCAATACTGATGACGATTCTTGGTGGCGGATTATGGACCCTATATACATACAAATTCAATGACCAGTGGTATCGTAAATTATTGTTAACGCATACGGTGAATATAGCAAAGAGTATTGACCCAAAATTAATAAATGAATTTCAAGGTTCAGGCGCTGATTATAACAATCCTCGATATCATACATTACTTACACGACTTCGCATGGTCCGCTCTATCATACCTCGTTGTAAGTATCTATATTTGATGGGTCGGAATGAGAACAAACAAGTATTCTTTTATATAGATACACAAGAAGATATAGAAGAGACACCTCCTGCTCAACCTGGAGATTTATATGATGATGCTTCGGAGGAATTGATTAACTGTTTTGATACAGGAATTCCCTTTGTAGAAGGACCGCTGCCAGATGAATGGGGTGTATGGGTAAGTGCTCTTGTCCCGATAAAAGATATATCGCAAAGAAAAGTAATTGCTGTTTTGGGTATGGATATAGAAGCAAAGGATTGGAACTTAATTGTTTGGGAGAGGACATATCCAACCCTTGTATTTACTCTATTAATAATAGGGGCTATTTTACTTTCTGGAATTGGTTTTGTTTTGAGAGAAAAAAGAAAAGAAAAATTGGGTAGATTTAGATTTACAGAGACTATATTGGCTTTTATGGTTTCTATTGTTTTTACACTTGCCACTGTTTGGTTCGTTAGTGAAAGAGACCAGAGACAACATAGTGTAATTTTAGATGAGGTGTCGAGAACAACAATCGGGTCTTTAAATGAAAAATTAGAAGATATTCGCGATGTGGTAATTCCTTCAATTACATCGTTTTTCCAGAATAGTGATGATGTCCGACAGGATGAGTTTTATAACTTTACAAATTCTTTTTCAAAAGAAATGGGTTCTTATCTTTCCTTTTTTTGGATTCCGTATATTGATAAGGATGATAAAGAACAATTTGTAAGAGAAGGTGCTGAAATTTATAAATCAGATTTTCAAATCTGGGAGTTAGATAAGAATGGCAATAATATACCTGCCAGAGAAAGGAATTTCTATTTTCCCATTTTCTATACTTCGAAAAATTCCGATGCCTCGATGATAGGTTACGATATGA includes these proteins:
- a CDS encoding acyltransferase family protein, which gives rise to MPNVKSPVFEKRRYDIEYLRIIAVLLLIPFHCAMIFFSYEPFYVKGSSSHFLLDYFVFFLSPWHMPLLFMIAGMSSFYALQKRIWKQYIAERTKRLLIPFLFGILFIVPPQPYFAYIREHANSSIYDFIKQYFFCIQGDFSGYTGSFTPAHLWFILYLYFYSLISVPLFLNIKKHSEKIGENIPDYLFLFFYPVIIGLAEQLPTLGSKNPFYYYTYFFIGFFIASNTKIEQSIREKRFLLFLLGTITMAIYLTFIKSSFVFEKYSTSDVLFYILRHFNVWFWLLFILGYSEKYLNSPIQMLPYASEMSYPFYILHQTVIIVLAYYVVTLDLNIGIIFFVLVVLSFSVIVVIYHFLIRKYKITRFLFGMKT
- a CDS encoding ATP-binding protein; amino-acid sequence: NIYTIEYSISPLLNERKELTNIVLVFRDITRELKLLNDLKQSQKMESIGQLAGGIAHDLNNHLMVINGYAELAERELPADSSLIPYLDEIIKANQKASSLVRQLLAFARKQILKKEVIDINVLVNDIYKMLRRLIRENIELTFLPNAQKSLIYADRNAVEVILINLCVNANDAMPDGGKLLIETSSTHVSEEMIEGMTWTSSGDFVVICVTDTGIGMDKYTLEHCFDPFFTTKEIGKGTGLGLSTVYGLVKQHNGIIHVYSEVGKGTTFKIYLPATTQEQLQKEEEATSEPIEQLTGNETILIAEDEMTVRSVAIRILEKAGYRVIAAQDGEEGFKLFLENISDIDLVILDVIMPVMGGKEVYEKIKKIKPNLPVLFSTGYSENSIHTNFVLEKDLNLINKPYGRLDLLRAVRNILDKKNKH
- a CDS encoding CHASE domain-containing protein translates to MKNYLKWLFRWYVLLSILMTILGGGLWTLYTYKFNDQWYRKLLLTHTVNIAKSIDPKLINEFQGSGADYNNPRYHTLLTRLRMVRSIIPRCKYLYLMGRNENKQVFFYIDTQEDIEETPPAQPGDLYDDASEELINCFDTGIPFVEGPLPDEWGVWVSALVPIKDISQRKVIAVLGMDIEAKDWNLIVWERTYPTLVFTLLIIGAILLSGIGFVLREKRKEKLGRFRFTETILAFMVSIVFTLATVWFVSERDQRQHSVILDEVSRTTIGSLNEKLEDIRDVVIPSITSFFQNSDDVRQDEFYNFTNSFSKEMGSYLSFFWIPYIDKDDKEQFVREGAEIYKSDFQIWELDKNGNNIPARERNFYFPIFYTSKNSDASMIGYDMNSNEKARTVIQEAINTGRVSMVLSNEITLFSQYPSSVFILFSPVIKNKELKGVIGLILDMDSFIKVGLERLAQGFIYKPLYLDYFYISNLEKIINIYSDHPQTSGTNALNELNVFNTDRLFFTVFIFQKLFGIVVQPGDWKETKVIDDRIPAFILGLIASFA